From one Macaca nemestrina isolate mMacNem1 chromosome 5, mMacNem.hap1, whole genome shotgun sequence genomic stretch:
- the LOC105490896 gene encoding glycine N-acyltransferase-like protein 3: MLVLNCSTKLLILEKMLKSCFPESLKVYGAVMNINRGNPFQKEVVLDSWPDFKAVITRRQREAETDNLDYYTNAYAVFYKDVRAYRQLLEECDVFNWNQVFQIQGLQSELYDVSKAVANSKQLNVKLTSFKAVHLSPVSTLPDTSFLKGPFPRLTYLTVAEADLLNRTWSRGGNEQCLRYIANLIACFPSVCVRDEKGNPVSWSITDQFATICHGYTLPEHRRKGYSRLVALTLARKLQSRGFPSQGNVLDDNTASIGLLKSLHAEFLPCRFHRLILTPATFSGLPHL, encoded by the exons ATGCTGGTGCTAAACTGTTCTACCAAATTACTGATACTGGAGAAAATGTTGAAGAGTTGCTTTCCTGAATCACTCAAG GTTTATGGAGCGGTGATGAACATAAATCGTGGGAACCCCTTTCAAAAGGAAGTGGTGTTGGATTCATGGCCAGATTTCAAAGCTGTTATCACCCGACGACAAAGAGAG GCTGAGACAGATAACCTTGATTATTATACTAATGCCTATGCTGTGTTCTACAAGGATGTCAGGGCTTATCGACAGCTATTGGAAGAATGTGATGTTTTTAACTGGAACCAAGTTTTTCAAATACAAG GGTTGCAGAGTGAGTTATATGATGTTTCCAAAGCGGTTGCCAACTCAAAGCAGTTGAATGTAAAGCTAACTTCCTTCAAGGCTGTTCATCTTTCTCCTGTTTCAACTCTGCCAGATACCAGTTTCCT CAAGGGGCCTTTCCCACGACTAACCTACCTGACTGTTGCCGAAGCAGATCTACTCAACCGGACTTGGTCAAGGGGTGGCAATGAACAATGTCTCCGGTACATCGCCAACCTCATCGCCTGCTTCCCTAGTGTGTGTGTCCGGGATGAGAAGGGAAACCCGGTCTCCTGGTCCATCACAGACCAGTTTGCCACCATATGCCATGGGTACACCCTGCCAGAACATCGCAGGAAAGGTTACAGCCGGCTGGTGGCCCTCACGCTGGCTAGGAAGTTGCAAAGCCGGGGATTCCCCTCTCAGGGGAACGTCCTGGATGACAACACGGCATCTATAGGCCTACTGAAAAGTCTCCACGCTGAGTTCTTGCCTTGTCGCTTCCACAGGCTTATTCTCACCCCTGCGACTTTCTCTGGCCTGCCTCACCTCTAG